The following coding sequences lie in one Enterococcus sp. 9E7_DIV0242 genomic window:
- a CDS encoding ribosomal-processing cysteine protease Prp: protein MIKSLFKRNTSGRIVSFEMTGHAEAGPYGSDIVCAAVSALAVSAVNGIEALAGVTPIVDVNEEEGGYLYTEIPAELNQEQTNIVQVLLENLLLGLQAIEQEHDEYIELQTINNN from the coding sequence ATGATTAAAAGCTTGTTCAAGCGTAATACATCCGGAAGAATCGTTTCGTTTGAAATGACCGGACATGCAGAGGCCGGTCCTTACGGCAGTGATATAGTTTGTGCAGCAGTGTCTGCATTGGCTGTCAGTGCAGTAAACGGTATCGAAGCTCTTGCAGGTGTTACGCCAATCGTAGATGTGAATGAAGAGGAAGGTGGTTATCTCTATACAGAGATTCCAGCAGAACTCAATCAGGAACAGACGAATATCGTTCAAGTATTGCTTGAAAATCTCTTACTGGGGTTACAGGCAATCGAACAAGAGCATGACGAATACATTGAATTACAAACGATAAATAATAATTAG
- the rplU gene encoding 50S ribosomal protein L21 has product MYAIIKTGGKQVKVEVGQAIYVEKLDVEAGEKVVFEEVILVGGESTKVGAPTVAGATVEGTVEKHGKQKKVVTYKYKPKKHTHRKQGHRQPYTKVVIEAINA; this is encoded by the coding sequence ATGTACGCAATTATTAAAACTGGTGGTAAACAAGTTAAAGTTGAAGTAGGTCAAGCAATTTACGTTGAAAAATTAGACGTAGAAGCTGGCGAAAAAGTTGTTTTTGAAGAGGTGATCCTAGTTGGTGGCGAGTCTACTAAAGTAGGAGCTCCAACTGTTGCAGGTGCAACTGTTGAAGGAACTGTTGAAAAACACGGCAAACAGAAAAAAGTGGTTACTTACAAATACAAACCAAAAAAACATACCCATCGTAAACAAGGTCACCGTCAACCATATACAAAAGTAGTTATCGAAGCAATCAACGCGTAA
- the rpmA gene encoding 50S ribosomal protein L27 — protein sequence MLLTMNLQLFAHKKGGGSTSNGRDSESKRLGAKSADGQTVTGGSILYRQRGTKIYPGANVGIGGDDTLFAKVDGVVRFERKGRDKKQVSVYPVAN from the coding sequence ATGTTATTGACAATGAATTTACAATTATTTGCCCATAAAAAAGGTGGAGGTTCTACTTCCAACGGACGTGATTCAGAATCTAAACGTCTAGGCGCGAAAAGTGCGGATGGCCAAACTGTTACAGGTGGTTCAATTTTATACCGTCAACGCGGAACTAAAATTTATCCAGGTGCTAACGTTGGTATCGGTGGAGATGATACATTGTTTGCAAAAGTTGACGGAGTTGTTCGTTTCGAACGTAAAGGCCGCGACAAAAAACAAGTATCTGTTTATCCAGTAGCTAACTAA
- a CDS encoding helix-turn-helix domain-containing protein — MFELDLEMIAKLRERRGRKNITLGDAAAEIGISSKTLSLIENEQRRVVKKSVYKKLVDWLVNEKVAT; from the coding sequence ATGTTTGAGCTTGATTTAGAGATGATCGCAAAGCTAAGGGAGCGAAGAGGTAGAAAAAACATCACTCTTGGCGATGCTGCTGCCGAGATCGGTATTTCATCTAAAACTTTGTCACTGATTGAAAATGAGCAGCGGCGAGTTGTTAAGAAATCAGTTTATAAAAAGCTGGTTGATTGGCTAGTAAATGAAAAGGTGGCCACTTAG
- a CDS encoding helix-turn-helix domain-containing protein, with translation MKEFDNMGNRIKQLRIEHGITVKDLAEELGISQSMLSNYENGNSAPRKQEIWQGLARKFGVDIGYIMGVSDIKNIDSPDAIFNSANDYDLNKFIFKENLDKLTGKDIDSTILENPELVEWVQAVIFAYEYLSDTKHGIADLNTVIKNSIDGVLTATKYFSYNENLSETKEKDRLLKFYEAKENVCNGLDKLFKNGENPIYVDRTYVSNHEPEKES, from the coding sequence ATGAAAGAGTTTGATAATATGGGAAATAGAATTAAGCAGTTGAGAATTGAACATGGCATCACTGTAAAAGATTTAGCTGAAGAGTTAGGAATTTCTCAGAGCATGCTATCCAATTACGAAAATGGAAACAGTGCACCTCGGAAACAGGAGATATGGCAAGGATTAGCTAGAAAATTTGGTGTTGATATTGGCTATATAATGGGCGTTTCTGATATAAAGAATATTGACTCACCAGATGCCATATTTAATTCTGCAAATGATTACGATTTAAACAAGTTCATATTTAAGGAAAATTTAGACAAACTAACCGGGAAAGATATAGATTCAACAATATTAGAAAATCCGGAGTTAGTAGAGTGGGTTCAAGCTGTCATTTTTGCATATGAATACTTATCAGACACGAAACACGGCATAGCTGATTTGAACACTGTAATAAAAAACTCAATAGATGGTGTACTAACAGCAACCAAGTACTTTTCTTATAATGAGAATTTATCTGAAACAAAAGAGAAAGATCGCTTATTAAAATTTTACGAAGCAAAAGAAAATGTTTGTAATGGTTTAGATAAGCTCTTTAAAAATGGAGAAAATCCTATTTATGTTGATCGTACGTATGTCTCTAATCACGAACCAGAGAAAGAAAGCTAA
- a CDS encoding AAA family ATPase: MEQFNTGAANQPQNSLLSLWDRLPVSQPHLVTGLLKKFNIMALCGPSKSCKTSAAIQLSAAVAEGNKWLGWQCQHGKVLYINLDNDEISTMSHFKKVYSGLNMAADHLANITIHTLKGEKFLSFGSFVDSIIEFVANEQYTLVVIDPIDYLIDLDKGDPYQLITFDQELNRLVKTFGCSLVYTHSVQREVKGNKEMKKIISTSSLLRLCDAYIELVELEPTSSLSWSVRNSELVQLYGSELLHFYPAYYDENISEALPELFNWHYSDFEPHIDRIFTEEQKEALKEKADHLAERLDHRTAWRTIIITKDFPPIKDREYWFDYPIHKSDDSNLLSDLEPGHSLPLWKTGERSRKPKESKVNERAEKLKAAVEQFNDANQAPPSINDIAAILDKSPRTIRNWVNEFENDYIIKGGIVFLRVKMLEE; the protein is encoded by the coding sequence TTGGAACAATTTAATACTGGAGCAGCTAACCAGCCTCAAAACAGCTTGTTAAGCCTATGGGATAGGTTGCCAGTTTCACAACCGCATCTAGTAACCGGGCTTTTAAAAAAGTTCAATATTATGGCCTTGTGTGGTCCTAGTAAGTCGTGCAAAACATCTGCAGCGATCCAACTGAGTGCAGCAGTGGCAGAAGGCAATAAGTGGCTAGGCTGGCAATGCCAACATGGAAAAGTATTATATATCAATCTGGATAATGACGAGATAAGCACCATGAGCCATTTTAAGAAGGTTTACAGCGGTCTAAATATGGCGGCGGACCATTTGGCCAACATCACCATACACACGCTTAAAGGGGAAAAATTCCTCTCTTTTGGGTCTTTTGTGGATAGTATTATAGAGTTTGTGGCTAATGAGCAGTACACGCTTGTTGTCATCGATCCAATAGATTACTTGATAGATTTAGATAAAGGAGATCCATATCAGCTTATCACTTTTGACCAGGAATTGAATAGGCTTGTGAAGACGTTTGGCTGCAGTCTTGTATATACTCATTCCGTTCAAAGAGAAGTCAAAGGAAACAAGGAAATGAAGAAAATTATTTCCACTTCCAGCCTGTTGAGGTTATGCGATGCCTATATAGAATTGGTAGAACTGGAGCCGACTTCTAGCCTTTCGTGGTCAGTAAGAAACAGCGAGCTAGTGCAGCTATATGGCAGTGAGTTGTTGCATTTCTATCCGGCTTATTATGATGAAAATATATCTGAGGCTTTGCCTGAGCTGTTTAACTGGCATTACTCAGACTTTGAGCCTCACATTGATAGGATTTTTACAGAAGAACAAAAAGAGGCGTTAAAAGAGAAAGCTGATCATCTTGCCGAACGTTTAGATCATCGGACAGCCTGGCGAACCATCATAATTACAAAAGACTTTCCACCCATCAAAGATCGTGAATACTGGTTTGATTATCCAATACACAAAAGTGATGATAGTAACTTGCTTTCAGACTTAGAGCCAGGGCATAGCTTGCCATTATGGAAGACTGGGGAGCGAAGCCGGAAGCCTAAAGAAAGTAAGGTCAACGAACGAGCCGAGAAGCTTAAAGCGGCCGTTGAACAATTTAATGATGCCAACCAGGCACCGCCATCAATTAACGATATTGCAGCTATTTTGGATAAGTCGCCACGAACTATAAGAAACTGGGTAAATGAGTTTGAAAATGACTATATCATAAAAGGCGGAATAGTTTTTCTAAGAGTAAAAATGTTAGAAGAATGA
- a CDS encoding site-specific integrase — MATVKQYTKKDGSKAWQFQTYLGINPATGKPIKTTRRGFDTKKEAQLELNRLLVNFEKNGLEKKHNETFKEVYELWYESYRQTVKEATSIATERYIKLHVLPILGDCKINHITPAMAQKAVNVWADKLQVYKVVLQYAYKIADYAITLGIMEKNPFERVTRPKAKRTRDEKEIKFYTSDEVQQVLSYLEKKVHRVNNKNLLYKYFAEWDLTMYRLLAFSGIRGGEALALTWNDIDFESGTLTIDKTLSQTRKGYDVLPPKTKSSNRIISIDDKTCRMLKRWQLRQKEFFFQANTTNKNIIFSDYQGNYAHRQALYQRSSRLSAFVGLPNIGTHGWRHTHASMLYEAGVPMKETQERLGHASLEMTNSIYTHLSSKQKNATAEKLAKFANF, encoded by the coding sequence ATGGCAACAGTTAAACAGTACACAAAAAAGGACGGCTCAAAGGCCTGGCAATTTCAAACCTATCTAGGTATCAACCCAGCGACCGGAAAGCCAATAAAGACCACAAGAAGAGGATTCGACACAAAAAAAGAAGCCCAGCTCGAATTGAACAGGCTTCTTGTGAATTTTGAGAAAAATGGCCTTGAGAAAAAGCACAATGAAACATTTAAAGAGGTTTATGAATTATGGTATGAATCTTACCGGCAAACGGTTAAGGAAGCAACCAGCATCGCCACAGAACGTTACATCAAGCTGCACGTACTGCCAATACTAGGCGATTGCAAAATTAATCATATCACACCGGCGATGGCACAAAAGGCCGTTAATGTTTGGGCTGATAAACTACAAGTATACAAAGTAGTGCTTCAATACGCTTATAAAATCGCTGATTATGCTATCACGTTGGGAATTATGGAAAAGAATCCCTTTGAACGGGTAACAAGGCCTAAAGCGAAGCGTACAAGGGATGAAAAGGAAATAAAATTCTATACCAGCGATGAAGTGCAGCAAGTTCTTTCATACCTGGAAAAGAAAGTTCACCGGGTCAATAATAAGAATTTACTGTATAAGTATTTTGCTGAATGGGATTTGACTATGTACAGGCTATTAGCGTTTAGCGGTATTCGTGGCGGTGAGGCGCTGGCTCTAACTTGGAATGATATTGATTTCGAGAGTGGCACCCTAACGATCGATAAGACACTATCACAGACCAGAAAAGGTTATGACGTGTTGCCACCTAAAACAAAATCATCTAACCGGATAATCTCCATTGATGATAAAACTTGTAGGATGCTGAAACGTTGGCAGCTTCGACAAAAAGAATTTTTCTTTCAAGCTAATACTACAAACAAGAACATCATATTTTCAGATTACCAAGGCAACTACGCACACCGTCAAGCATTGTATCAACGATCTTCCAGACTTTCGGCGTTTGTTGGGTTGCCAAACATCGGTACCCATGGCTGGCGGCATACTCATGCCTCAATGCTTTATGAGGCTGGTGTACCCATGAAAGAAACACAGGAGAGGTTAGGCCATGCCAGCTTGGAAATGACTAACTCTATATACACTCATTTAAGCAGTAAACAAAAAAATGCCACCGCCGAAAAACTAGCTAAATTTGCTAATTTCTAA
- a CDS encoding helix-turn-helix domain-containing protein, which translates to MKLTIDDLELDDSVFNEINSRIEKGVSYAFEAHEKRKNSARYMTKKEAAAYCGVSFNTLQRFISLGLKVIMIDGMTRIDKNDCDEFMQKNKK; encoded by the coding sequence GTGAAACTAACAATAGATGATTTAGAGCTAGATGATTCAGTATTCAATGAGATCAACAGCCGGATAGAAAAAGGTGTGTCTTATGCTTTTGAAGCTCATGAGAAACGGAAAAATTCGGCTAGATATATGACAAAAAAAGAAGCGGCAGCCTATTGCGGTGTTTCATTCAATACGCTTCAACGGTTCATCTCTTTAGGTTTAAAAGTCATTATGATTGATGGTATGACGAGAATTGATAAAAACGATTGTGATGAATTTATGCAGAAAAATAAAAAATAA
- a CDS encoding fibronectin type III domain-containing protein, which yields MNKGMNRGKLGVMSVALALTVFSFSTEYSAQAAELSIYNLNQSLRDDVTSTVHLNYRTAETASSRDSQPETTIYYYLTDEDFNVEANQSVSAAATKSSKISYHKADIDGLKQGTTYNYRIVDEVSGAISKEYSFTTKAAVNSFSFIATSDANYRTTSSYQNYYGNTLHTAVEKYPEAAFIMHTGQANSSLSSEAYWNGYFQQGESIYENYPLVATTLSSGSSNKAFLLNHNLVASGNDLANNSFVYGDALFLQLNTKLTSTANITSHISWLNQEIAAKGQGKWKIVSIGNSFYGNSSNTSTIKKKLEDAFDKLGIHLVIQGNEAAYQRSYPVKNGLVLSDYPSDQTIAAQDGTVYVSPGASGIEQKNGNSSKREWINKSSDFSSSTEKKSSEKKMYTNIQVTAEKIEVAAYTVDGQQIDKFEINHAATPAREAKELTTYALNNAFGKDAKTTRSISWQTETATAFSQPFVEVVPVGTEFTAENWQVFSGTSEKNKQIFTKKATNKVQLEGLSPGTTYQYRVGNIVKNAKTGSETTYYSPIYSFTTDTEEAEPFTFLHLADSQSDLSGYGPYFGNTLSQALNRFPETPLVIHTGDMVESPNESHFTSFFNAMGTKMSDTAFLPVLGNHEYKTSESFYQSVFNVDSINGFPLNYSYVYGNVLFFNINSNYDSTANLDKQIAWMRAEVAEKGDGKFIVASFHKSPYGGKWTSSSSSVLGSKNIKAKLVPVMEELGVNLVLSGHDHNYIRSYPIKNGQPVTDMSDPSTISTSENGTIYMVSRNSGQKTYKLEDAKAWTAVRWAPAGDITGKDNLPENTVFSAVSVEDQTLKVTVYTAAYKVIDSYTITK from the coding sequence ATGAACAAAGGAATGAATAGGGGAAAGTTAGGAGTAATGAGCGTTGCGCTAGCACTGACAGTATTTTCTTTTTCAACAGAATATTCTGCACAAGCGGCTGAGTTATCGATCTACAACCTCAATCAGTCGTTAAGAGATGATGTGACTTCTACTGTACATTTGAACTATCGAACAGCAGAGACAGCATCCAGTCGTGATAGTCAACCAGAAACAACTATTTACTATTATTTAACTGATGAGGATTTCAATGTTGAAGCGAATCAAAGTGTGTCAGCAGCCGCAACGAAAAGTAGTAAAATCTCTTATCACAAAGCAGATATTGATGGGTTAAAGCAAGGGACGACCTACAATTATCGAATCGTAGATGAAGTTTCAGGAGCCATTTCTAAAGAATACTCCTTCACAACAAAAGCTGCGGTAAATAGCTTTTCATTTATCGCTACCTCAGATGCGAACTATCGAACAACTTCGTCCTACCAAAATTATTATGGAAATACCTTGCATACAGCAGTTGAGAAGTATCCGGAAGCAGCATTTATTATGCATACAGGGCAAGCAAATAGCTCGTTATCTTCAGAAGCTTATTGGAATGGCTATTTCCAACAGGGTGAAAGTATCTATGAGAACTATCCGTTAGTTGCAACGACTCTTTCGTCGGGTTCAAGTAATAAAGCATTTTTGTTGAATCATAATTTAGTAGCTTCTGGTAATGATTTAGCAAATAATTCATTTGTTTATGGTGATGCCCTGTTCCTACAGTTGAATACTAAGCTAACATCTACGGCGAATATTACTAGTCATATCAGCTGGCTGAATCAAGAAATTGCAGCCAAAGGACAAGGTAAATGGAAAATTGTCTCGATCGGTAATAGCTTCTATGGCAATTCATCCAACACGTCAACGATCAAAAAGAAATTGGAAGATGCGTTCGATAAATTAGGAATCCACTTGGTTATCCAAGGGAATGAAGCGGCCTATCAGCGCTCTTATCCAGTAAAAAATGGTCTTGTCCTTTCAGATTACCCAAGTGATCAAACAATTGCCGCACAAGATGGAACTGTCTATGTTTCACCAGGGGCATCGGGAATCGAACAAAAAAATGGGAATAGCAGTAAACGAGAATGGATCAATAAGTCAAGTGATTTCAGCAGTAGTACAGAGAAGAAATCATCTGAGAAGAAAATGTATACCAACATTCAAGTCACTGCTGAGAAGATCGAAGTTGCTGCGTATACTGTTGATGGACAGCAAATTGACAAATTTGAAATCAATCATGCAGCTACACCAGCACGTGAAGCCAAAGAGTTAACGACCTACGCACTGAATAATGCGTTTGGCAAAGATGCCAAAACGACACGCTCAATCAGCTGGCAAACAGAGACCGCAACGGCATTCAGTCAACCGTTTGTTGAGGTCGTTCCAGTTGGTACGGAATTTACAGCAGAAAATTGGCAAGTATTTTCAGGTACATCTGAAAAGAACAAGCAAATCTTCACAAAGAAAGCGACGAACAAGGTGCAGCTTGAAGGCTTATCACCGGGAACTACGTATCAATATAGAGTTGGGAATATAGTCAAAAATGCAAAAACAGGTTCGGAAACGACCTATTATAGCCCGATTTACAGCTTTACGACAGATACAGAGGAAGCAGAACCATTCACATTTTTACATTTAGCTGATTCTCAAAGTGACCTATCTGGCTATGGACCATATTTTGGAAATACCCTAAGTCAGGCGCTGAACCGTTTCCCGGAAACACCGCTGGTTATTCATACTGGTGATATGGTTGAGTCACCAAATGAATCTCATTTTACGAGCTTCTTTAATGCAATGGGAACAAAAATGTCAGATACTGCTTTTCTACCAGTATTGGGGAATCACGAGTATAAAACGAGTGAGTCGTTCTATCAATCAGTTTTCAATGTCGATTCGATAAATGGCTTCCCACTAAACTATTCTTATGTTTACGGAAATGTTCTCTTTTTCAATATCAATTCTAATTACGATTCTACTGCAAATCTTGACAAGCAAATTGCCTGGATGAGAGCAGAGGTAGCGGAAAAGGGCGACGGAAAATTCATTGTTGCTTCCTTCCACAAGAGTCCGTATGGTGGCAAATGGACGAGTTCTTCAAGTTCTGTTTTAGGGTCAAAGAATATCAAAGCAAAACTTGTTCCGGTTATGGAAGAACTGGGTGTGAATTTGGTGTTGTCTGGTCATGATCATAATTATATCCGTAGCTATCCTATCAAAAATGGCCAGCCGGTAACAGATATGTCTGACCCTTCAACGATTTCAACCAGCGAAAATGGAACAATTTATATGGTTTCCAGAAATAGCGGACAAAAAACGTATAAGCTTGAAGATGCAAAAGCGTGGACAGCTGTTCGCTGGGCACCAGCAGGTGATATCACAGGGAAGGATAACCTTCCGGAGAATACTGTTTTTTCTGCAGTTAGTGTGGAGGATCAGACGTTAAAAGTGACCGTTTATACCGCAGCGTATAAAGTGATCGACAGTTACACGATCACTAAGTAA
- a CDS encoding glycoside hydrolase family 18 protein yields MIKMKKIVPVFFVIILGLFTASTSIQGTGFGEIVFAEEQPVYRNVMYYGDWSIEDSEGNFFPKDIPAEKLTHLNFAFLDFDVKGNLEWTDEFAAVGTTGGESTVVDYAPNAGLLNALQELRLKNQNLKVGVSVGGWTKSGDFALNAQNEDYRKNLVSNLVKFVEYNQMDFLDIDWEYPGSVREPDLVDSKKDEGTPEASEKDRQNFITLLKELRSGLEGLGKKTGKKYELSVALAAGPYTLNMGTDIAGVFEVVDFANLMTYDIHGAWENTTNHHSGLYTSSKAPQGNGKPWSFSTNDSVNYFLNNGATPEKIVIGAAFYSRGWGNVENDGPDPENLPGLFGSADFATVDADGNKSRGAENAKPLVNGDQGRNGGIWAYRSFDQLKEKYSDLTEYWDDESKASYMYSEASKVFFTYDSEQSIQAKTNYIREKGLGGVITWMQSQDKPSAEESQKRDTLTTAIYNGLYKDPTLQVHELESLPLAIKTTVAPLMDGKEGYKISLTNEEKLIETDSVLKAVEKNHKTIKNPVLSVPNESGELFTLSTEKENLTKTSVKPSQSLDLSEVGIMFIAPGETVTFDIYTDADFAHMKRLAYLNLEQRILSDGVTYGTQQIYELPATYENTGKISVRLVNEKEELLAEEVVHQGEVGTSLELAVPAVEGYKTETTAINGLFKYSPQSISVVYVLEDPVEETGKVMIKV; encoded by the coding sequence ATGATCAAAATGAAAAAAATAGTTCCTGTGTTCTTCGTCATTATTTTGGGGTTATTCACAGCAAGTACATCTATACAAGGAACTGGTTTTGGGGAAATTGTTTTTGCAGAGGAGCAGCCGGTATATCGAAACGTAATGTATTATGGCGATTGGTCGATTGAAGACAGTGAGGGAAATTTTTTCCCGAAGGATATTCCAGCTGAAAAACTGACACATTTGAATTTTGCTTTTCTGGATTTCGATGTGAAAGGGAATTTAGAATGGACAGATGAGTTTGCCGCAGTAGGAACAACAGGTGGAGAAAGCACCGTTGTTGATTATGCACCTAATGCAGGACTTTTGAATGCACTGCAAGAGTTGCGCTTAAAAAATCAAAATTTGAAAGTTGGTGTTTCGGTTGGTGGTTGGACCAAATCAGGTGATTTTGCTTTAAACGCGCAAAACGAAGACTACCGGAAAAATCTAGTATCAAATTTGGTTAAATTCGTCGAATATAACCAAATGGATTTTTTGGATATCGATTGGGAATACCCGGGAAGTGTTAGGGAACCAGATTTAGTTGATAGTAAGAAAGATGAAGGAACGCCGGAAGCCTCTGAAAAAGATCGCCAGAATTTTATTACTTTGCTGAAGGAATTGAGAAGTGGCTTGGAAGGGCTAGGCAAGAAAACCGGTAAAAAATATGAGCTTTCAGTTGCCTTGGCAGCGGGACCATATACATTGAATATGGGAACGGACATTGCAGGTGTTTTTGAAGTGGTTGATTTTGCGAATTTGATGACTTACGACATTCATGGTGCCTGGGAAAATACAACAAATCATCATAGTGGGCTTTATACTAGCTCAAAAGCACCACAAGGGAATGGCAAGCCGTGGTCTTTCAGTACGAATGATAGTGTGAACTATTTTTTAAACAATGGTGCTACACCGGAGAAAATTGTGATTGGTGCCGCTTTTTACAGTAGAGGATGGGGAAATGTAGAAAATGATGGCCCTGATCCTGAAAATTTACCAGGTTTGTTTGGTAGTGCTGATTTTGCTACTGTGGATGCTGATGGCAATAAAAGCCGTGGCGCGGAAAATGCCAAGCCTCTTGTGAACGGAGATCAAGGCCGTAATGGTGGTATTTGGGCCTATCGCTCTTTCGATCAACTAAAGGAAAAGTATTCCGATTTGACGGAATATTGGGATGACGAATCAAAGGCTTCTTATATGTATAGTGAAGCTTCTAAAGTCTTTTTCACCTATGATAGTGAACAGTCGATTCAGGCAAAGACGAACTATATTCGTGAGAAGGGGCTGGGAGGAGTCATTACCTGGATGCAGTCACAGGATAAGCCTTCGGCAGAAGAGAGTCAAAAACGAGATACGTTGACTACGGCCATCTATAACGGCCTGTATAAAGACCCAACATTGCAGGTACACGAGCTTGAGTCGTTACCTTTGGCAATCAAGACAACAGTAGCTCCTCTTATGGATGGAAAAGAAGGCTATAAAATCAGTCTCACAAATGAAGAAAAACTAATAGAGACAGATAGTGTTCTAAAAGCTGTTGAGAAAAACCATAAAACAATCAAGAATCCTGTATTATCAGTGCCAAATGAATCAGGAGAGTTATTCACTTTATCGACTGAAAAGGAGAATTTGACGAAAACTTCTGTTAAACCATCTCAATCATTGGATTTATCTGAGGTAGGGATAATGTTTATTGCTCCGGGTGAAACAGTCACTTTTGATATATATACAGATGCAGATTTTGCTCATATGAAGCGGTTGGCCTATTTGAATCTAGAGCAGAGAATCCTGTCAGATGGTGTGACATATGGGACACAACAGATTTACGAGCTTCCTGCTACTTATGAGAATACTGGAAAAATCTCCGTTCGTCTTGTAAATGAGAAGGAAGAGCTTTTGGCAGAAGAGGTTGTTCATCAGGGCGAAGTAGGGACATCACTTGAGTTGGCAGTGCCTGCTGTTGAAGGCTATAAAACGGAGACGACAGCAATCAATGGACTGTTCAAATATTCGCCACAAAGTATTTCTGTTGTCTATGTGTTGGAAGATCCTGTCGAGGAAACAGGAAAAGTGATGATCAAGGTGTGA
- a CDS encoding Rha family transcriptional regulator, with protein sequence MQQLVFNESGRLDDVPFTTSEVIAKYAEVEHRAVRQLIRKHENDLEEFGKTTFEMSKITEGRGRKSKIYHLNEQQATLLITYLDNTEPVRQFKKALVKQFFEMQQELYARRLERGSGKAVHKEMTDAIKEKEFSPHYYKHFTDLAYKTAVGFTAKQLREARGVNNKSSPLDYLTAEELAAVNKREMDISVLIMLDLDYPTIKATLNNQGVIYQTTLKIPIGKAVVSGETNNR encoded by the coding sequence ATGCAGCAATTAGTATTCAATGAATCGGGTAGGCTCGATGATGTGCCGTTTACGACATCCGAAGTTATCGCCAAGTATGCAGAAGTGGAACACAGGGCAGTAAGGCAGCTAATACGGAAACATGAAAATGATTTGGAGGAGTTCGGAAAAACGACATTTGAAATGTCGAAAATAACCGAGGGTAGGGGTAGAAAATCAAAAATCTATCATCTCAACGAGCAGCAAGCCACCTTGCTTATTACTTATCTGGATAATACGGAACCAGTAAGACAGTTCAAAAAAGCCCTTGTAAAACAATTCTTTGAGATGCAGCAAGAATTATATGCCAGACGTTTAGAACGAGGCAGCGGTAAAGCTGTTCACAAGGAAATGACGGATGCTATCAAGGAAAAAGAATTTTCACCACATTACTACAAGCATTTTACTGATCTGGCCTATAAAACGGCGGTAGGCTTCACAGCGAAGCAACTGAGAGAGGCACGAGGTGTAAACAATAAATCATCCCCATTGGACTATCTTACTGCTGAGGAGCTTGCAGCGGTCAATAAAAGGGAGATGGATATTTCAGTTCTTATCATGCTTGATCTGGACTATCCAACTATCAAAGCCACGTTAAATAATCAAGGGGTTATTTATCAGACTACCTTAAAAATTCCCATTGGAAAGGCGGTGGTGAGTGGTGAAACTAACAATAGATGA
- a CDS encoding DUF898 family protein, whose protein sequence is MKGSYFDGGLGSYIITAIIATLITTFTFGICAPWGICMMYRWKIEHTVIEGRRCQFTGTAVGLFGSWIKWLLLTIVTLGIYSFWLNIKLEQWKVSHTIFY, encoded by the coding sequence ATGAAAGGTTCCTATTTTGACGGAGGACTTGGGAGTTATATTATTACAGCTATTATTGCTACGTTGATTACTACATTTACCTTTGGAATTTGTGCACCTTGGGGCATTTGCATGATGTATCGCTGGAAAATTGAGCATACCGTTATTGAAGGTCGACGTTGCCAGTTTACCGGTACGGCTGTTGGTCTGTTTGGCAGCTGGATCAAATGGCTGTTGTTGACTATAGTCACATTAGGCATTTATAGTTTCTGGCTGAACATCAAGTTAGAACAGTGGAAAGTAAGTCACACGATCTTTTATTGA